In one window of Chryseobacterium viscerum DNA:
- a CDS encoding DHA2 family efflux MFS transporter permease subunit — MQDSLVEYGARRVIITITAILCALLEIVDSTIVNVALNEMKGNLGSTLSEVGWVITAYAIGNVIIVPMTSWLSQQFGRRNYFAASIIIFTIFSFLCGNATNIWELVFFRLMQGIGGGALLVTSQTIITESYPIEKRSMAQAIYGLGVIIGPTLGPPLGGYIVDNFSWPYIFYINIPIGIAATLMTLQFVRSPKYAEKRKVSDVDWIGIGLLAVTVGSLQFILERGHEEDWFASGMIVAFTVAAVLGFILFLWRELTFKYPIVELRVLKNSNLRIGTMMSFVLGFGLYGSTFIVPLYTQSILGWTALQSGALMIPAALTTAFMMPIIGRLLAKGAKQQILVSLGLFIFFVYSFWGYKILTPDTSKDAFFWMLIVRGAGLGLLFIPITSLSLSTLKGQEIGQGAAFTGMMRQLGGSFGIAAITTFIANAGQKYRNSLISHLDENSFDVQQRLAALKASFVAKGMTPDAAMNAAYKMLDMSVTKQATVLSYMDVFLYLGVIFLVCIPFILLVKERKSKEKIDLSEAMH; from the coding sequence ATGCAAGATTCATTAGTAGAATATGGAGCGCGGAGAGTAATCATTACGATTACGGCTATCCTTTGTGCCCTTCTTGAAATTGTAGACTCCACGATTGTCAATGTTGCCTTGAATGAAATGAAGGGGAATCTTGGATCTACACTTTCTGAAGTGGGATGGGTAATCACGGCTTATGCCATTGGTAACGTAATTATAGTACCAATGACGAGCTGGCTTTCCCAGCAGTTTGGGCGTAGAAATTACTTTGCGGCATCCATCATTATATTTACCATATTTTCATTTTTATGTGGAAATGCGACCAATATCTGGGAACTTGTGTTCTTCAGACTGATGCAGGGAATCGGTGGGGGAGCCTTATTGGTAACTTCACAGACGATTATTACGGAATCTTATCCGATTGAAAAAAGAAGTATGGCACAGGCCATTTATGGTTTGGGAGTAATCATTGGTCCTACCTTAGGTCCGCCTCTTGGAGGGTATATCGTTGATAACTTCAGCTGGCCATATATTTTCTATATTAATATTCCGATTGGAATTGCAGCAACCTTGATGACACTGCAGTTTGTAAGAAGTCCGAAATATGCAGAAAAACGCAAAGTTTCGGATGTAGACTGGATTGGAATTGGTTTACTGGCAGTAACGGTAGGTTCATTACAGTTCATTCTGGAAAGAGGACATGAGGAAGACTGGTTTGCCAGTGGGATGATTGTAGCATTTACAGTAGCTGCTGTTCTAGGATTTATATTATTCCTTTGGAGGGAGCTTACTTTTAAATACCCAATTGTTGAGCTCAGGGTACTTAAAAACAGTAATCTGAGAATCGGAACAATGATGTCATTCGTGCTTGGATTTGGGCTTTATGGTTCTACGTTCATCGTTCCATTGTATACCCAGAGTATTTTGGGATGGACGGCACTTCAGTCAGGAGCTTTGATGATTCCGGCTGCTTTAACGACAGCTTTCATGATGCCTATTATTGGGAGATTACTTGCAAAAGGAGCAAAACAGCAGATCCTGGTTTCTTTAGGATTGTTCATCTTCTTTGTCTATAGTTTCTGGGGATATAAAATTTTGACACCAGATACCAGTAAAGATGCGTTTTTCTGGATGCTGATCGTAAGAGGAGCAGGTTTAGGACTCCTGTTTATTCCAATCACGTCCTTATCATTAAGTACATTGAAAGGGCAGGAGATTGGTCAGGGAGCAGCATTTACCGGGATGATGAGACAGCTTGGAGGATCTTTCGGGATTGCAGCCATCACAACTTTTATTGCCAATGCAGGCCAGAAGTATAGGAATAGCCTGATTTCTCATCTTGACGAAAACAGTTTTGATGTCCAGCAAAGACTGGCAGCTCTTAAAGCAAGTTTTGTAGCGAAGGGAATGACACCAGATGCAGCAATGAATGCCGCCTATAAAATGCTTGATATGTCTGTTACCAAACAGGCAACAGTACTCTCTTATATGGATGTCTTTCTTTACCTCGGGGTAATATTCCTGGTATGTATTCCGTTTATCTTACTTGTAAAAGAAAGAAAGAGCAAAGAAAAAATAGATTTGAGTGAAGCCATGCACTAA
- a CDS encoding TQO small subunit DoxD: protein MKHTLNSQSSDMAGLYTLSLRMVIGWTYFSAFWRRLILENKLIPDEQGYIGEKFNHFLPNALGIKPIIEYLVTHPDALQQSMMIFTIIEAIVGLFIILGLFTRLMSIGIFGLALGILLGSGWLGTTCLDEWQIGVLGISGGFVLFLTGSGPYSMDYYFMKNNKSFSQKRWFQWLGSGSLPVSQAKVLVLAGSLIIFSLTLFTNQYFHGGVWGTLHNKSVKPKLEISNISHDNSDLKFEVYRTEGADVYGSFLIGIHILDKNGNILKALDHKELSNFPKKDIQNHYATKIKPGKYSLVIPLGAKADVTLDIDDILQKSEIHALKLIDISGIEWIEKIE, encoded by the coding sequence ATGAAACATACCCTAAACAGCCAGTCTTCGGACATGGCCGGATTATATACTTTATCTCTCCGAATGGTCATCGGATGGACTTACTTTTCAGCCTTCTGGCGCAGGCTTATCCTCGAAAATAAACTTATTCCTGATGAACAGGGATATATAGGGGAAAAATTCAATCATTTTTTACCGAATGCACTTGGCATAAAGCCTATTATCGAATATCTGGTTACCCATCCTGATGCTTTACAGCAATCCATGATGATTTTCACTATTATTGAAGCTATTGTGGGATTATTCATTATTCTCGGGTTATTTACACGGCTTATGAGTATCGGCATCTTCGGTCTTGCCCTCGGGATTCTTTTGGGTTCCGGCTGGCTGGGAACAACCTGTCTTGATGAATGGCAGATAGGAGTCTTAGGAATTTCAGGCGGATTTGTGCTGTTTCTTACCGGAAGCGGTCCTTATTCAATGGATTATTATTTCATGAAGAATAACAAAAGTTTTTCTCAAAAAAGATGGTTCCAGTGGCTTGGTTCGGGAAGTTTGCCTGTCTCACAAGCAAAAGTTCTTGTATTGGCCGGATCACTCATCATATTCAGTCTGACCCTTTTTACCAATCAGTATTTTCATGGAGGTGTATGGGGAACCCTTCATAATAAATCGGTAAAACCGAAACTGGAAATTTCAAATATTTCCCATGATAATTCGGATTTAAAATTTGAAGTGTACAGAACGGAAGGTGCCGATGTTTATGGCTCTTTCCTGATAGGCATCCACATTCTGGACAAAAATGGAAATATTTTAAAAGCACTGGATCATAAAGAGCTTTCTAATTTTCCTAAAAAAGATATACAGAATCATTATGCAACCAAAATAAAACCGGGGAAATACAGCCTGGTGATTCCTCTGGGAGCAAAGGCTGATGTAACTCTGGATATTGATGATATTCTTCAGAAAAGTGAAATTCACGCGCTGAAACTGATTGATATCAGCGGTATTGAATGGATAGAGAAGATTGAATAA
- a CDS encoding alpha/beta hydrolase yields the protein MKSLFSFIFSIYSMAINAQNLYSKAYGNPKNIPVIFIHGGPSGNATLFEGTTAQKLADKGFYVIVYDRRGEGRSKDENATMTFKESFEDLKGIYTTYHLKKANILAHSFGGIIGTLFTSQFPEKVNTLTLAGALFTQQETYNHILKQAKEHFKNDPSQLKEISEIESLDKNSAAYRKRCYEMAGKLNFFDMPNPTPESEMLRNEYKASEFYKNNIRNSDSPLKFYKNEPLNNLDNTSVLKNIRKKGISIFAVYGKNDGIFSEKQLNNLKNIVGKKNFKLIDNCSHYLFVDQQEDFLQFIKLTLK from the coding sequence ATGAAGTCATTGTTTTCTTTCATCTTTAGTATATATTCCATGGCCATAAATGCCCAAAACTTATATTCTAAAGCCTATGGAAATCCAAAAAATATTCCTGTTATTTTTATTCATGGAGGACCCAGCGGAAATGCTACTTTATTTGAAGGAACCACAGCTCAAAAACTTGCCGATAAAGGATTTTACGTAATTGTATACGACAGGCGTGGGGAAGGCCGTTCAAAAGATGAAAATGCTACCATGACTTTTAAAGAAAGTTTTGAGGATTTAAAAGGAATTTACACAACTTATCATCTCAAAAAAGCAAATATTCTTGCCCACAGCTTCGGTGGAATTATCGGGACTCTTTTCACTTCACAGTTTCCTGAAAAAGTAAATACACTGACTCTTGCCGGAGCTTTATTTACCCAGCAGGAAACCTACAATCATATTTTGAAACAGGCTAAAGAACATTTTAAGAACGATCCTTCCCAGCTCAAAGAGATTTCAGAAATAGAAAGTCTGGACAAAAATTCTGCAGCCTATAGAAAAAGATGCTATGAAATGGCCGGTAAACTCAATTTCTTCGATATGCCCAATCCTACTCCCGAAAGTGAAATGCTGAGAAACGAATACAAAGCGAGTGAATTTTATAAAAACAACATCAGAAATTCTGATTCGCCTCTTAAATTTTATAAAAATGAACCTCTTAACAATCTGGATAATACATCTGTTTTAAAAAATATCCGAAAAAAAGGAATTTCCATTTTTGCTGTGTATGGTAAAAATGATGGAATATTTTCAGAAAAACAGCTGAATAATCTTAAAAATATTGTCGGGAAGAAAAATTTCAAGCTTATTGACAACTGTTCTCATTACCTATTTGTAGATCAGCAGGAGGATTTTTTACAATTTATTAAGCTAACATTGAAATAA
- a CDS encoding MazG-like protein: protein METNNFDIIIKRSLEIREKYHQLEIKSNGTQWTLEEDALAYLTDAGLVGRNVMSHEKTWLKKDAAEELEHKLAENIWWLIILADRTGIDIKEALEQFLTKTENIF from the coding sequence ATGGAAACCAATAATTTTGACATCATCATAAAACGTTCTTTAGAAATCAGAGAAAAGTATCATCAGCTGGAAATAAAAAGCAACGGAACCCAATGGACATTGGAAGAGGATGCTCTTGCTTATCTTACGGATGCGGGACTAGTAGGGAGAAATGTAATGTCTCATGAGAAAACATGGCTGAAAAAAGATGCAGCGGAAGAATTGGAACATAAATTAGCAGAAAATATCTGGTGGTTGATCATCCTGGCAGACCGCACGGGAATTGATATTAAAGAAGCCCTGGAACAATTTTTAACGAAAACAGAAAACATATTCTAA
- a CDS encoding DNA-3-methyladenine glycosylase I, with protein sequence MSYCLAIEGMQPESRKELHKNYHDNYYGFPIHDDNELFGRLILEINQAGLSWETVLKKEDSFRKAYDHFDIRKIAAYTEEDRERLLGDPGIIRNKLKVNAAIENAKTIIELQKEFGSFEKWLEHHHPKTLEEWMKVFKKTFKFTGGEIVNEFLMSTGYLKGAHHESCPIHSKILAQKPLWKENLNK encoded by the coding sequence ATGAGTTATTGTTTAGCAATAGAAGGCATGCAGCCTGAAAGCAGAAAAGAACTGCACAAAAATTACCATGACAATTATTATGGGTTTCCCATTCATGATGATAATGAGTTGTTTGGAAGACTGATTCTGGAAATCAACCAGGCAGGACTAAGCTGGGAAACCGTCCTGAAAAAAGAAGACAGTTTCAGAAAAGCATATGACCATTTTGATATCCGGAAAATAGCAGCCTATACAGAAGAAGACCGCGAAAGACTGCTAGGTGATCCGGGAATTATCAGAAATAAACTAAAGGTAAATGCAGCGATTGAAAATGCTAAAACGATTATAGAGCTTCAGAAAGAATTCGGATCATTTGAAAAATGGCTGGAACATCATCATCCTAAAACCCTGGAGGAATGGATGAAGGTATTCAAAAAAACATTCAAATTCACAGGCGGAGAAATCGTAAACGAATTTCTTATGAGTACCGGATATCTGAAAGGAGCTCATCATGAAAGCTGCCCGATACATTCAAAAATTTTGGCTCAAAAGCCTTTGTGGAAGGAAAATTTGAATAAGTAA
- a CDS encoding winged helix-turn-helix transcriptional regulator: MTKIKETSTNFANKKALADECPEIYASNIIGGQWALAICCYLISGKMRFGELRKKLQNITERMLTLQLRRLEEDKIITRTVYAEVPPRVEYELTEIGYKLKPIILEFEKWGNEHKQIMDKE, encoded by the coding sequence ATGACTAAAATAAAGGAAACCTCCACTAATTTTGCCAATAAGAAAGCACTTGCTGATGAATGTCCGGAAATCTATGCATCCAACATTATCGGAGGGCAATGGGCATTGGCAATCTGCTGTTATCTGATTAGTGGGAAAATGAGATTCGGGGAACTTAGAAAGAAGCTTCAGAATATTACCGAACGCATGCTTACTCTTCAGCTCCGCCGATTGGAAGAAGACAAAATTATTACCAGAACTGTCTATGCAGAAGTTCCACCGCGGGTAGAATATGAACTTACAGAAATCGGGTATAAACTAAAACCTATTATTCTGGAGTTTGAAAAATGGGGAAATGAACATAAACAGATTATGGATAAGGAATAA
- a CDS encoding NAD(P)H-dependent oxidoreductase codes for MKTLVIVTHPDIEKSAINKKWIDELKKYPEKYTVHQLYEAYPDGKINVAQEQKMMESYDKIVFQFPFYWFSSPPLLKQWLDEVVLYGWAYGSNSGFKLAGKKMSLAVTAGIDEEGYSTAGEYKYTMKELFRPYELTFDYIKADYKEPFVYYGIERDSSDEWINRSVPMYLEFLDNL; via the coding sequence ATGAAGACCTTAGTAATTGTTACACACCCTGATATTGAAAAATCAGCAATTAATAAAAAATGGATTGATGAATTGAAAAAATACCCGGAAAAATATACGGTTCATCAATTATATGAAGCATATCCCGATGGGAAAATTAATGTGGCACAGGAACAAAAAATGATGGAATCTTATGACAAGATCGTATTTCAGTTTCCCTTTTACTGGTTCAGCAGTCCGCCGCTTTTAAAACAATGGCTGGATGAGGTGGTTTTATATGGCTGGGCATATGGAAGCAACAGTGGTTTCAAGCTGGCAGGAAAGAAAATGTCACTGGCTGTTACTGCTGGAATAGATGAAGAAGGATACTCCACGGCCGGAGAATATAAATACACGATGAAAGAGCTTTTCAGGCCTTATGAACTGACTTTTGATTATATAAAAGCAGATTATAAAGAACCTTTCGTTTATTACGGAATTGAAAGAGATTCTTCTGATGAATGGATCAATAGAAGTGTTCCGATGTATCTGGAGTTTTTGGATAATTTATAA
- a CDS encoding patatin-like phospholipase family protein, protein MTTENLNKVLEDSSLSQASKEKLAALHENISAKEFSDLLDQSGNQYVEFVQEGGGVWGSALVGYLYGLEIFGVRFLKVAGTSAGAINTMLIAACKTKEEPKSELIKEILFSWDFSDFMDGKTYVKTTLHAMLNNKDFFKINAIIAAILFIILISIPFLASSNTILNAKLMFLIPLIPAVILFFCIQKLYNNFRKENSGLNPGNVFQNTMQNALDQFGIKTVAHLNEKFIQKERDLNLSYRYGNGHEYYMMAIQSIENIKIKNKEHIDPTRYRIFYESALNNDYYKNNPFYLLKSEYVVITTDINAKIKVELPTMANLYWSEEELKHISPAEFVRASMAVPFFFEPFQKQINKNDSSVKYAWRYWMNTKPEDINPAGVFIDGGSISNFPIDLFHADEVFYPRMPLFGVQLTSDSAILSEKGKSSAEILKTPFSYAGNIISTLKGFNDKTFLTKHTFYRLYSIQSVNCGTSSWLNFFMKRDEKVELFNRGFQAALDFLNGFDWEKYKYERMMLTMKEKKILKEEDTPTVG, encoded by the coding sequence ATGACTACTGAAAACCTTAACAAAGTTCTGGAAGATTCTTCTCTTTCGCAGGCCTCCAAAGAAAAACTGGCTGCTTTGCATGAGAATATATCCGCCAAAGAATTCTCTGATCTCCTGGATCAGTCTGGGAATCAGTATGTAGAATTTGTACAGGAAGGTGGTGGTGTCTGGGGAAGTGCATTGGTAGGTTATCTTTACGGCCTGGAAATATTCGGTGTGCGTTTTCTGAAAGTAGCCGGAACGAGTGCCGGAGCCATTAATACCATGCTCATTGCAGCCTGTAAAACCAAAGAAGAGCCCAAAAGTGAGCTTATCAAAGAAATCCTTTTCAGCTGGGATTTTTCCGATTTTATGGATGGGAAAACCTATGTAAAAACTACTCTTCATGCGATGCTTAACAATAAGGATTTTTTTAAGATCAATGCCATTATTGCTGCGATCCTTTTCATAATCCTGATCAGTATTCCTTTTCTGGCTTCTTCAAACACTATACTGAATGCCAAACTGATGTTTCTGATTCCTCTGATTCCGGCTGTCATTCTCTTTTTCTGCATTCAAAAGCTATATAACAATTTCAGAAAAGAAAACAGCGGCCTCAACCCCGGAAATGTTTTTCAGAATACCATGCAAAATGCACTGGATCAATTTGGAATAAAAACGGTGGCCCACCTCAACGAAAAATTTATTCAGAAAGAACGGGATCTCAACCTCAGCTACCGATATGGAAACGGGCATGAATATTATATGATGGCAATACAGAGTATTGAAAATATTAAAATCAAAAATAAGGAACATATTGATCCGACCCGATATAGAATTTTCTATGAAAGTGCTCTCAATAATGATTATTATAAAAACAATCCGTTTTACCTTCTCAAATCTGAATATGTGGTCATTACCACCGATATCAATGCTAAAATTAAGGTGGAGCTTCCTACGATGGCCAATCTCTACTGGTCTGAAGAGGAACTGAAGCACATCAGTCCGGCTGAGTTTGTAAGAGCATCTATGGCCGTTCCTTTTTTCTTTGAACCTTTTCAGAAACAAATCAATAAAAACGACAGTTCCGTAAAGTATGCCTGGAGATATTGGATGAATACCAAACCTGAAGATATCAACCCTGCCGGGGTTTTCATTGATGGAGGCAGTATTTCCAACTTTCCTATTGACCTGTTTCATGCCGATGAAGTTTTTTATCCGAGAATGCCTCTTTTCGGAGTGCAGCTGACGAGTGACTCTGCTATTCTTTCAGAAAAAGGAAAAAGCAGTGCAGAAATCCTTAAAACACCTTTCAGCTATGCCGGAAATATCATCAGTACGTTGAAAGGTTTTAATGACAAAACCTTCCTTACGAAACATACTTTCTATCGTTTGTACAGCATACAGAGTGTCAATTGCGGTACCAGCAGCTGGCTGAATTTCTTTATGAAAAGAGACGAAAAGGTAGAGCTTTTCAACAGAGGTTTTCAGGCTGCTCTTGATTTCCTCAATGGATTCGACTGGGAAAAGTACAAATATGAAAGAATGATGCTTACGATGAAAGAGAAGAAAATACTGAAAGAAGAGGATACGCCAACAGTTGGGTAA
- a CDS encoding CorA family divalent cation transporter translates to MPIDTIYRTSQCEWVDVEAPTAEDLKFLHERYEINNLLLEDTMDPNHLPKYEEDGNVKFFLLRESTELERKNLNTISDISTKIGIFLVENTIITIHRMKTRSITEVKKKVSLIQEDLNPHQITLMIAILIMKSFDDESLSLFETMDNIENEIFLKNTNHTNQIRRLYKLKRKSGLNSRVLVISTDAIDKFKLLNLQDSEIVDLKDKHKDVVADFDHLNIQITNLISMFLALSDQKANQVMKVLAIYSIYFLPITFIAGVYGMNFDNMPELHHKYGYFITLGAMATVMISTFIYVRRKQW, encoded by the coding sequence ATGCCAATTGATACGATATACAGAACCTCCCAGTGTGAATGGGTAGATGTAGAGGCTCCTACAGCAGAAGACCTGAAATTCCTTCATGAAAGATATGAAATCAATAATCTTCTTCTGGAAGATACCATGGATCCCAATCACCTTCCCAAATATGAAGAAGACGGAAATGTCAAATTCTTTCTCCTTCGTGAGAGCACAGAGCTGGAAAGAAAGAATCTGAATACCATCAGTGATATCAGCACCAAGATCGGGATTTTTCTGGTGGAAAATACCATTATCACCATCCACAGGATGAAAACCAGAAGCATCACCGAAGTCAAGAAGAAAGTTTCTTTGATTCAGGAAGATCTTAATCCTCACCAGATAACGTTAATGATTGCTATATTGATCATGAAAAGTTTTGATGATGAATCTTTAAGCCTGTTCGAGACTATGGACAATATAGAGAATGAGATTTTCCTTAAAAATACGAATCATACAAACCAGATCCGCCGTCTTTATAAACTGAAAAGAAAATCAGGATTAAATTCACGGGTACTGGTGATTTCTACGGATGCGATTGATAAATTTAAATTATTGAATTTACAGGATTCCGAAATTGTTGATTTAAAGGATAAACATAAAGATGTAGTGGCGGATTTTGATCATTTGAATATTCAGATCACCAACCTTATTTCAATGTTCCTGGCACTTTCGGATCAAAAGGCCAACCAGGTTATGAAAGTTCTGGCTATCTATTCTATTTACTTCTTACCTATTACCTTTATTGCTGGGGTTTATGGGATGAATTTCGATAATATGCCTGAACTGCATCACAAATACGGATATTTTATAACACTGGGAGCTATGGCTACAGTTATGATCAGTACATTTATTTATGTAAGGAGAAAACAATGGTAA
- a CDS encoding 3-oxoacyl-ACP synthase III family protein has translation MIKSTIKGVGFYVPDNVVTNDDLAKLMTTNDEWITERTGIKERRHRKNRNDAQETTAYLAFKASEKAIQNAGLTSKDIDFIVFATLSPDYYFPGSGVLLQDMLGCDTIGALDVRNQCSGFVYSMSVANAFIKSGTYKNILVVGAEIHSFGLDFSDEGRGVSVIFGDGAGAVVLSASEDENSGDILAVNMHSEGKYADELCTQFPGSKFGWSDRMRKEPENVTNKEVYPIMNGNFVFKHAVTRFPETMMEALNKAGKTVEDLDMFIPHQANLRIAQFVQEKFGLPNEKIFNNIQKYGNTTAASIPIALSEAIEQGKIKRGDLVLLSAFGSGFTWGSVLFEY, from the coding sequence ATGATTAAAAGTACAATAAAAGGTGTGGGATTTTATGTTCCAGATAACGTTGTTACAAATGATGATTTAGCAAAACTAATGACTACCAATGACGAATGGATTACGGAAAGAACGGGTATCAAAGAAAGGAGACACAGAAAAAACAGGAATGATGCTCAGGAAACCACTGCTTATTTAGCATTTAAAGCCTCAGAAAAAGCCATTCAGAATGCTGGTCTTACCTCAAAAGACATTGATTTTATTGTTTTTGCAACCCTCTCTCCGGATTACTATTTCCCGGGAAGCGGGGTATTGCTTCAGGATATGCTGGGATGTGATACCATTGGAGCATTGGACGTGAGAAATCAATGTTCAGGATTTGTATATTCTATGAGCGTTGCCAATGCATTTATTAAATCAGGTACTTATAAAAATATCCTTGTTGTTGGAGCAGAAATTCACTCTTTCGGATTAGATTTTTCTGACGAAGGCAGAGGGGTTTCTGTTATTTTCGGAGATGGAGCAGGAGCGGTTGTACTTTCAGCTTCAGAAGATGAAAATTCAGGTGATATTTTAGCAGTAAATATGCATTCTGAAGGGAAATATGCAGATGAACTTTGTACTCAGTTCCCGGGGTCAAAATTCGGATGGAGTGACAGAATGAGAAAAGAACCTGAAAATGTAACCAACAAAGAGGTATATCCGATCATGAACGGTAACTTCGTGTTCAAACATGCGGTAACAAGGTTCCCGGAGACTATGATGGAAGCATTGAACAAAGCAGGAAAAACAGTTGAAGATCTTGATATGTTTATTCCACATCAGGCGAACCTTAGAATTGCTCAGTTTGTACAGGAAAAATTCGGATTACCGAACGAAAAGATCTTTAACAATATTCAGAAATACGGAAACACGACCGCAGCTTCTATCCCTATTGCTTTAAGTGAAGCGATTGAACAAGGGAAAATCAAAAGAGGAGACTTGGTCCTTCTTTCAGCTTTCGGAAGCGGATTTACATGGGGAAGTGTTCTGTTTGAATACTAA
- a CDS encoding thioredoxin family protein → MKKIAILSSIFIGVLAWAQGIKFEDGNFASILAKAKKEKKLVFIDAYASWCGPCKLMVKNIFPLQSVGDYYNSHFINAKIDMEKGEGIELAKKYNVKAFPTYLFIDGNGEAVHRTLGYVEEKDFIQFAKDAEDPNKRLTSLKQQFEKGEKDPEFLKNLAGLTMYNDAEFAGKVLNRYFQQKPSLDQEDVQMLLSGVQTTDSPLYKIFQDKKADIIKFFPEDKYEKFDKNIKLNTVSKKAYNADTKKWDDNYFMSETQKFLSKEEADKILKRMKANRALKNKDIPEYEKLILDLYKDYSAAGSEELNSLAWNFFENVSNKSSLEKAIAWAQESVKKDQNFANTDTLANLYNKIGDKKNAKTWAEKSIELAKSTGQDSSDTEKLLKSL, encoded by the coding sequence ATGAAAAAAATAGCAATACTTTCCTCAATCTTTATAGGAGTTCTTGCATGGGCACAGGGAATTAAATTTGAAGACGGCAACTTCGCGTCTATCCTTGCCAAAGCAAAAAAAGAAAAAAAACTGGTCTTTATAGATGCATATGCTTCATGGTGTGGACCTTGTAAACTGATGGTGAAAAATATCTTTCCACTTCAGTCTGTGGGCGACTATTATAATTCTCACTTCATCAATGCTAAAATTGACATGGAGAAAGGAGAAGGAATTGAGCTGGCCAAAAAATATAATGTAAAAGCATTCCCTACTTATCTGTTTATTGACGGAAACGGTGAAGCGGTACACAGAACGTTAGGATATGTTGAAGAAAAAGACTTTATCCAGTTTGCCAAAGATGCTGAAGATCCGAACAAAAGACTGACTTCTCTAAAGCAGCAGTTTGAAAAAGGAGAAAAAGATCCTGAGTTTCTAAAGAACCTTGCAGGACTTACCATGTATAATGATGCTGAGTTTGCCGGTAAAGTACTTAACCGTTATTTCCAGCAGAAACCAAGTTTAGATCAGGAAGATGTTCAAATGCTTCTTTCAGGAGTTCAAACTACAGACAGCCCTCTGTACAAAATTTTCCAGGATAAGAAAGCGGATATCATTAAATTCTTCCCAGAAGATAAGTATGAAAAGTTTGACAAAAACATCAAGCTGAATACAGTTTCCAAAAAAGCATATAACGCAGATACAAAAAAATGGGACGACAACTACTTCATGTCTGAAACTCAGAAATTCTTAAGCAAAGAAGAGGCTGACAAGATCTTAAAAAGAATGAAAGCCAACAGAGCTTTAAAGAATAAAGATATTCCTGAGTATGAAAAACTGATCCTTGATTTATACAAAGACTATTCTGCGGCAGGTTCTGAAGAGCTGAATTCTCTTGCTTGGAACTTCTTTGAAAACGTAAGCAATAAATCATCTCTTGAAAAAGCAATTGCATGGGCACAGGAATCTGTAAAGAAAGATCAGAACTTTGCCAATACAGATACTCTGGCCAATCTTTACAATAAAATTGGAGACAAGAAAAATGCAAAAACCTGGGCTGAAAAGTCTATTGAGCTTGCAAAAAGCACAGGGCAGGATTCTTCTGACACCGAAAAATTATTGAAAAGCCTTTAA